In a single window of the Streptococcus ilei genome:
- a CDS encoding DUF2975 domain-containing protein yields the protein MKNSKTLKNVIEVLTAFIYFCGFMTVAALVIHLLSRMGVFKDLVQSGRLSFEVNGIQLFPKHLQPLWQLLFPLASSAIYILLLITIRSFLQNLYQEKIFSHSNIDLCNRAWKILLVLSFMSGTLETSGDVYLLPFTFQLTFNTGLLLAVPIVWVLGKILERGIAIAEENELTI from the coding sequence ATGAAAAACTCAAAAACCTTAAAAAATGTTATTGAAGTCTTAACGGCTTTCATTTACTTCTGTGGCTTTATGACTGTGGCAGCACTGGTCATCCACCTGCTTTCACGGATGGGTGTGTTTAAGGATCTCGTTCAATCTGGGCGCTTGTCCTTTGAGGTGAATGGCATCCAGCTTTTCCCAAAACATCTGCAACCCCTATGGCAGTTGCTCTTCCCACTAGCCTCAAGTGCTATTTATATTCTTCTTCTCATCACCATTCGTAGCTTCCTCCAAAATCTCTACCAAGAAAAGATCTTTTCTCACTCCAACATTGATCTTTGCAACCGAGCTTGGAAGATCTTATTGGTCTTGTCCTTTATGTCTGGTACACTTGAAACCAGTGGCGACGTTTATCTCCTTCCCTTTACCTTCCAATTGACCTTTAATACGGGACTCCTCCTCGCTGTCCCAATTGTCTGGGTCCTTGGCAAGATTTTAGAGAGAGGAATTGCGATCGCTGAAGAAAATGAGCTGACCATTTAA
- a CDS encoding helix-turn-helix domain-containing protein: MIIVNLDVMLAKRKMKSNELADKIGITTANLSILKTGKAKAIRFTTLEAICKELDCQPGDILEYRPDE; this comes from the coding sequence ATGATTATCGTCAATCTAGATGTCATGCTGGCCAAGCGAAAGATGAAATCCAATGAGCTAGCTGACAAAATCGGCATCACTACCGCCAACCTCTCCATCCTTAAGACAGGCAAGGCCAAAGCTATCCGCTTCACCACCCTTGAAGCTATCTGCAAAGAACTGGACTGCCAGCCCGGAGATATCCTGGAATACCGGCCAGATGAATAG
- a CDS encoding gamma-glutamylcysteine synthetase, which translates to MTVKEKSQTLAQQLLAKRYLASLKENPDQYIGVELEFPIVNTLGNKTDVLVAKALFKYLQEVEEFIAIKLDEDGNPVQLQHEINKDQIVFELSYNTIEFAFEKAKTIQEVERRFNHYLSIIQPFLREKQHQIEGRGLHPYWRINDNQPVKIDRYKMLIQFLQLAEQATNRQFHNYPDYGTFICGNQVQLDVSRNNYLKVINAMNKVEPAKAYLFANSIFDGENWDTTISRDIFWEESMHGYYQENVGVNPKAFINEQDFLDYLAKTAMFYVYREEEILYFEPIRVEDYLAREKIVAYRLNGTRQNIKPQEEDLKNHRSYHFQDLTTRGTIEYRSVCTQPLHKTFAPIAFHVGLHYNIKELEEYLAQNNYFDFSKENPKELRRQYSKKHLTKNELEKIKHYSLDLLTISKRGLIDRGKQEELYLEEIMNEVREVLI; encoded by the coding sequence ATGACAGTAAAAGAAAAATCACAAACACTGGCCCAGCAACTATTGGCGAAGCGTTACCTGGCTTCCCTGAAAGAAAATCCAGATCAGTACATTGGAGTTGAACTAGAATTTCCGATCGTAAATACCTTGGGAAATAAAACGGATGTATTGGTTGCAAAGGCTCTTTTTAAGTATCTGCAAGAGGTTGAAGAATTTATAGCGATTAAACTAGATGAAGACGGCAATCCAGTCCAGTTGCAACATGAAATAAATAAAGATCAAATTGTATTCGAGTTATCCTACAATACCATTGAATTTGCGTTTGAAAAAGCTAAAACAATTCAAGAAGTTGAAAGACGTTTTAATCACTATTTAAGCATTATTCAACCATTTTTAAGAGAGAAACAGCATCAAATTGAAGGACGTGGCCTTCATCCTTATTGGAGAATAAACGATAATCAACCTGTAAAAATTGATCGTTATAAAATGCTGATCCAATTCTTACAACTAGCTGAACAAGCTACCAACCGTCAATTTCATAACTATCCAGACTATGGAACCTTTATTTGTGGAAATCAAGTGCAACTGGATGTTTCAAGAAATAATTATTTAAAAGTGATTAACGCGATGAATAAGGTGGAACCTGCAAAAGCATATCTGTTTGCTAATTCCATTTTCGATGGAGAAAACTGGGATACGACGATATCAAGAGATATTTTCTGGGAAGAGTCTATGCATGGTTATTACCAGGAAAATGTTGGTGTGAACCCTAAAGCGTTTATAAATGAACAGGACTTTCTGGATTATTTAGCGAAGACAGCCATGTTTTATGTTTATCGTGAGGAAGAAATACTATATTTCGAACCTATTAGAGTAGAGGATTACCTAGCGAGAGAAAAAATAGTAGCTTATCGATTAAATGGAACGAGACAAAATATAAAACCACAAGAAGAAGACCTAAAGAATCATAGAAGCTACCATTTTCAAGATTTAACAACAAGAGGAACCATCGAATACAGAAGTGTTTGTACTCAACCCTTACATAAAACATTTGCACCAATTGCCTTTCATGTAGGATTGCATTATAATATCAAAGAATTGGAAGAGTATTTAGCTCAAAATAATTATTTTGATTTTAGCAAAGAAAATCCAAAAGAATTAAGAAGACAATACTCTAAAAAACATTTAACTAAAAATGAATTGGAGAAAATTAAACACTATTCATTGGATCTACTAACAATCTCTAAAAGAGGATTGATTGACCGTGGAAAGCAAGAAGAACTTTATCTCGAAGAAATAATGAATGAGGTTAGGGAAGTGCTAATTTAA